From the genome of Phoenix dactylifera cultivar Barhee BC4 unplaced genomic scaffold, palm_55x_up_171113_PBpolish2nd_filt_p 000207F, whole genome shotgun sequence:
CCCATGCAGCTGGCCTGAGAAACAAGCCTTTTTCTTATTATGAAGACTTGTTAATTATGTTTGGTAACAATAGAGCAAATGGGGAGGGTGCAGAAGATCCAGGTGATGCTTATGAATAAATTGAGGAAGAATAAGAAGCCTTAGGTGATACTATGAGTTTGGGAGATGATATGGATGCTGAGGGAGGTTCTTCTAATACAATAGATTCACCACTATCTATTTGCCAACCTACAGGCGTTGGTACTAGTACTAGTActatcaatttaatttttagatctttTAGAAGTTTGCTAAATTATATAACAATGCCTTTGAGAAAATCATGATCGAGTGCTGTTGAGAAAGCCTTGTCTCCTGAAGAACAGCAAGCAAAGGTAAACATACTCATTTTAACCAACTAAATGCTTCCATTTATGCCTCTTAAGTTTTATGCATGACATCTTCATTCCAAATTTTGGTTATCACTTGAAGCATCTTATAGTGTTCCCTTGAAAAGCATCTTATTATTTTCACTTGAAGAGCATCTTAAGCTCCTTCCTTTTTCTGAGAAAGCATGTTAAGATCTTTATGGAATATTATGTCTCACAACATTGTTAAGGGGTTCCTGTTGTATCATGCTTATCATATATAGGTAATGTTGATGCCTTTTCCAAGCAGATAAATGAAGTTCGAAGGATGATTGGTCCATGGTCGGAAGCACTGCCAGACTTCTGTTCAGATGCTTCAATATCAAGGTACCTCCGGTCAAGAAACTGGAATGCAGAAAAGGCAAGTAAAAGGCTGAAAGAGACTGTGAAATGGAGATTGAAATACAAGCCAGAAGCCATTCGCTGGGTATGGGTAGAGTTCTTTATGTTCTTGAAGAAATGTAGTTTAACACAAGTTGGTTACTGACCAATCAAATTATTTCTGAATTTTAACTCCTCGCAAATCTAAGAAGAGGCTAGATTTATTAAAACATTAAATCAAAAAGACACAATGACCATTTGCCCACATTTGGCAAGAGCGAAACAAAAATTGACAGAACGCAAAGATTAAGTGATCTACCTCCTTCATTTAGTTTATTAGTGTGCCATCATTCAACTGTAAGAAGGAAGAATCTGCATCAAATTTTTATATCTCCAAAGCCCTTATTTTGAAAGAAAGTGCAGATAAGTTGCTATTTATCAACTGCATAGAATTTTTAGAGTCCACTCATTCTTGATATTTTGGTAAAGCCTACATGATTACAAGTTTGTTTGTAGCTTTCTGTTTCCTGAtgtaatttcttgttgactactAGGAAGATGTTGCCCATGAAGCTGCTACTGGAAAGATTTACCGGGCTGATTACTTTGACAaatatggaagatctgttcttgTTATGAGGCCTAGATTTCAGGTGGGAGGGAAATATAAGAGAAAATTGTGAATATTTAATAGATTTCTTCATCATCTGACTCTCAGATTTTTGCATGACATGAAAGCCATATTGTGACTTTTTGCTTTTAATTTTGTATACGTGGTGGTTTTCTCCTTGAAAaaagaatgaatgaaaaaacaaaGCCGTGTGGGCCACGTTCATTAGCGTTTCATCGTTCGAGTGTTACTTTATAATTGTACCAGTAGGTTGTGGTGAtaattttcaaaaacaaaagttCTGAACTGGTAGACTAAAATTTTTCCTGTATCTTTCATTTTTGGGATTATAGGTCTTGCTCGCATGTTATGTTTCAACAAGAAGGAACATGTCAGAGATAACGACCTTTTATATATTACTGTCTTAGGGATTGGGAACCATTTAGTGAGATTATCAGACTTGTAATTGTTTTCCAGTTCTAGTTTTGTAATTTCAACCTACTTATATTAATTCAAAAGGTTTCACTGTTTTTGTCTtcccatcttcttttttttctggtgCTGCAGAAGGAAGGGAAGCTCTCGTCAACTGAGTCTGCAGTGAGGAAGGTAGAGGATGTGGTGAGCAGCATGCTGGCCAAGGGTTTTGTCTTGAGCAAGGATGCCCTCAAGAGAGCCAGGTCCTTTGACGAACGGCACCATTTATGTCCGGCGCCTCAGCTATGGCTTTAGTCCCCTGGAGGATCTTACTGGAATTATTGGgcaatcatcatcctcttctaCCTCTACAAGTCAAGCTCCAGAGCTGTACTCGTGTGAAGACTTTCTAGGTATTTTtgagcactaaaagaaaaaatggcaagaggaggttcttcaaaagatgagagaagagattggctttGGACCATAGCATGCAGAACGGGGGGGTAATGGTGATTCTGGTTCTGctgatcatgcttcattataattgcttttgccttagatgataggtctttgcattcctaggaggaatgaaatctctgttATGACATACTTTTTGtactttgattttgatggatttaggacatgttgatgcctattttgaatgacatgttaaaaaacttttgcgtaatgttgaatgcctttgctattaatgatattattattattattatgagccaatcaatgtaccaaatgtaccaggTTATTGAAATGTGATCAGTGACTAAATTTGGTTACTGAATTGTTTACCAAGTATTGTGACGAGCAGCCATAAATTTAGTGACAGAATTTTGGTTACTAAAAATTGATTCTGCTCAGTGAGTTGTGACAAATTAGTGACGGTAACCTTGTCACTAGATCAGTGAcgaaattaataataaatttagtGACAAAATTTGTGACCATGTCTGTGACGACTAAATTTGTCACTGAAGGTTGTGACAGATCAGTGACCAAATTTGTGACCAaattctgtgacaaaatcaATGACCAAGTTACCTTCGTCACTAACTCAATGACTGGTTAGTGACGGAAaatacataatttcttaaatatttaatttttggatttgtAATGGTTTAGTGACGGTGATTCTGTCACGAAGTTTAGTGACGGGAATCGCCGCCGTCACTGAGAATTTAGtgacgcgtgtttttgtaaccAATTCAGTGATGGGAGCTCTGGTCACAAATTCCGTATTAGTGACCGGAAACATGGTATAGTGACGGGaatttccgtcactatacgcgtgttttctggtagtgagaAGAAAGGAGGCTTACTAAGTAAAAAGAGAAAGCACAATGATACTATCATAGAGAACTTGGTCACTGAGATTGGAAGGATAAGCAGTGCATGTGAAGGGAGTAGGGAAGACTTCAAGAGAATTGCaaacttttttgagaaaaagggGCAAAGTGATGAGAGGCGTATGGCTCTGTTTGAGGAGATTATGAAGATTGAAGATTTCAGTGAGGATGATATGTTGATTGCTGGCGAGGTCATTAGCAAAGATAAGTCCAAAATTGACTTCTTTTTTACCCTACCTCAATAATTCAAGAGAAGATATGTGCTAAAGCAGTTAGAGGGCGATGCATATAGACCCTCATTTGACTTTGATCCAGTGTGATGCTACCTAGACCTCCTCACAGCTATAGTTGGTGGTGGTTCCTCTCATTTGactttcatgtttaattttgcCTAGTGTAAATCTTATGGTTTGTTTATTATGGACATTTGTAGTGAAAAGAATACTTTAGATGTTTGTGGATTTGGTGGAGTTTTGATGTTTATGGCTTTTTAATAATT
Proteins encoded in this window:
- the LOC120105154 gene encoding binding partner of ACD11 1-like; translated protein: MLCFNKKEHVRDNDLLYITVLGIGNHLKEGKLSSTESAVRKVEDVVSSMLAKGFVLSKDALKRASDGSSGHKFRISDRKHGIVTGISVTIRVFSGSEKKGGLLSKKRKHNDTIIENLVTEIGRISSACEGSREDFKRIANFFEKKGQSDERRMALFEEIMKIEDFSEDDMLIAGEVISKDKSKIDFFFTLPQ